From the Synergistaceae bacterium genome, one window contains:
- a CDS encoding ABC transporter permease, which yields PSFSKVREWEIDSGRDISESDVRQATKVAVIGNTIVEKMFPGENPLGKSIRIKKVPFTVVGVFALKGQSSTGEDQDDFILVPLTSAQRRLVRYSTPGRIGNIFIKGASMSALSYIQNETESLLRELHKIKPGEADDFAVRNISQMLEARRKTTTIMSMLLGSIAFISLVVGGIGIMNIMLVSVTERTREIGIRMAVGAKTQDIRLQFLIEAVVLSMIGGILGIILGVFAGYMLASLTSAPPIFTLTSILLAVVFSALVGIGFGYYPAWKASLLNPIDALKYE from the coding sequence CCTTCTTTCTCCAAAGTGAGGGAGTGGGAGATAGACAGCGGAAGGGACATAAGCGAGAGCGATGTGCGGCAGGCGACAAAAGTTGCGGTTATAGGCAATACAATAGTTGAAAAAATGTTCCCTGGGGAGAACCCCCTTGGAAAATCGATCAGGATAAAGAAAGTGCCGTTTACGGTAGTCGGTGTTTTTGCCTTAAAGGGGCAGTCCTCCACAGGCGAAGACCAGGATGATTTCATTCTTGTCCCGCTTACGTCGGCACAGCGAAGGCTTGTAAGGTACAGCACCCCCGGGCGCATCGGCAATATATTCATCAAAGGCGCTTCTATGTCCGCACTTTCGTATATACAGAATGAGACTGAGTCGCTGCTGCGCGAACTGCACAAGATAAAGCCGGGAGAGGCGGATGATTTTGCCGTCAGAAATATCTCCCAGATGCTGGAGGCACGCCGCAAAACGACTACAATAATGTCTATGCTGCTTGGTTCGATAGCGTTCATATCGTTAGTCGTTGGAGGCATAGGAATAATGAACATCATGCTTGTCTCAGTAACTGAGAGGACGAGGGAAATAGGCATAAGAATGGCTGTTGGTGCGAAGACACAGGATATACGCCTTCAGTTCCTTATTGAGGCAGTTGTGCTGTCGATGATAGGCGGAATACTTGGAATAATACTCGGTGTCTTTGCAGGTTATATGCTTGCGTCGCTCACCTCTGCGCCGCCGATATTTACATTGACCTCTATCCTTCTGGCGGTTGTCTTCTCTGCGCTTGTAGGCATAGGTTTCGGTTATTACCCCGCCTGGAAGGCATCCCTCCTCAACCCCATCGATGCTTTG